One segment of Alistipes finegoldii DSM 17242 DNA contains the following:
- a CDS encoding KilA-N domain-containing protein: MSEKHTKTISVEGTEITILQIDDTDYICITDMLKAKDGDFVVKDWLRNRNTLEFLGIWEKVYNPDFNWGEFALIRNQAGLNRFRISVKEYVEKTNAIGLKARAGRYGGTYAHKDIAFEFAMWISPEFKVYLVRDFQRLKEQEQARLGWSAKRELTKINYRIHTDAVQQNLIPKELTPAQASRIYADEADVLNVAMFGMTAREWRDANPGKKGNIRDYASINELICLSNMENLNSVFISESRPQRERLLLLNQIAMRQMEILETGPVNKVLK, translated from the coding sequence ATGTCAGAAAAGCACACAAAGACGATTTCGGTTGAGGGCACCGAAATAACTATTTTGCAGATCGACGATACCGATTATATCTGCATTACAGATATGCTCAAAGCCAAAGACGGTGATTTTGTTGTCAAAGATTGGCTGCGGAACCGGAACACGCTGGAATTTCTCGGCATCTGGGAAAAAGTCTATAATCCCGATTTTAATTGGGGCGAATTCGCCCTAATTAGAAACCAAGCCGGGTTGAACAGATTCCGGATTAGCGTTAAGGAATATGTAGAGAAAACCAATGCTATCGGCCTCAAAGCCCGAGCCGGGCGCTATGGCGGAACCTACGCTCACAAAGACATCGCTTTTGAGTTTGCTATGTGGATCAGCCCGGAATTTAAAGTATATTTGGTGCGCGACTTTCAGCGGTTGAAAGAGCAGGAGCAGGCTCGGCTGGGTTGGTCGGCCAAGCGGGAGCTTACCAAGATAAACTACCGCATCCACACCGACGCGGTGCAACAAAACCTAATCCCAAAAGAGCTTACGCCGGCACAGGCCAGCCGAATCTATGCAGACGAGGCCGACGTTCTCAATGTGGCCATGTTCGGCATGACCGCGCGGGAATGGCGGGATGCGAACCCCGGCAAGAAAGGGAACATCCGCGACTACGCCTCGATCAACGAATTGATCTGCCTATCAAACATGGAAAATCTTAATTCGGTCTTTATTTCCGAGAGCCGGCCCCAACGGGAACGGCTGTTACTGCTAAACCAGATCGCCATGCGGCAAATGGAGATTTTAGAAACAGGCCCGGTAAACAAGGTGCTGAAATAA
- a CDS encoding helix-turn-helix domain-containing protein, with protein sequence MIKRHRNEKLIRAAGMRLRELREARGLSQEKVLFETNIHLSNIENGRQDITIATLVELCSTYDTSLEDFFKGMKYARSGTK encoded by the coding sequence ATGATTAAGCGACATCGTAACGAAAAACTGATAAGGGCTGCGGGGATGCGATTGCGGGAACTGCGGGAAGCACGCGGGCTGTCGCAGGAAAAAGTGCTGTTTGAAACAAACATACACCTTTCGAATATAGAAAACGGACGGCAGGATATTACCATCGCTACGCTGGTGGAATTGTGCAGTACTTACGACACCTCGTTAGAGGATTTTTTTAAGGGAATGAAATATGCTCGATCTGGAACGAAATAA
- a CDS encoding SU10 major capsid protein yields MKINKFLYGVLAICGCVVSVYLFRELLAFFSPDDLGTTLMAVSGAAATAGETMRGTVTTTKPAKADGTVDDQDINRPTISKKITKINPSLFPMDTLLRELENVPCSSFEYQYYSVRGRGVQSKVKTAYTVTAGSESGAKQINVINAHIFSQDGNVLFPTMNVDDTTKVATPVASGGFSLNPLICHIVATDSIAQDKITIYPINAAVLPALPADTPIYRLGVAKHENAGMSEDPSQMPYSDSNYCQIHMTTVSEGLYQRLSEKEVNFGILDMREQALLDFRMTNEADALFGVKERFVDPVTRKVKYMSDGLVRKIEKHLDMGAESKISNDLLYGWCSDVFCGNNGSERRIMFYGKDFGRQMAGASTVQKQLEAGSTEVVFGITFHRISTPDGELLMKPHDLLNEYGYSKAAIVIDPANVYRAIQKPLEATELDRDKTGLSRSSDVRIDESHTLAVTNPDAHALLTVK; encoded by the coding sequence ATGAAAATTAACAAATTCCTGTACGGCGTTCTGGCGATCTGCGGATGCGTCGTTTCCGTTTACCTGTTTCGTGAATTGCTCGCGTTCTTCTCTCCCGACGACCTCGGCACGACGCTGATGGCCGTGAGCGGCGCAGCAGCGACCGCCGGTGAAACCATGCGCGGCACCGTCACCACGACTAAGCCGGCGAAAGCTGACGGAACGGTGGACGATCAAGACATCAACCGCCCGACAATTTCAAAGAAGATCACAAAGATCAATCCCTCGCTGTTCCCGATGGACACGCTGTTGCGGGAACTCGAAAACGTCCCGTGCAGTTCGTTCGAATATCAGTATTACAGCGTCCGGGGCCGAGGCGTGCAAAGCAAAGTAAAAACAGCCTACACCGTGACCGCTGGAAGCGAGAGCGGGGCAAAGCAAATCAACGTAATCAACGCGCACATCTTTTCGCAGGACGGCAATGTCTTGTTCCCCACGATGAACGTGGACGACACCACAAAGGTCGCCACGCCGGTAGCCTCGGGTGGGTTCTCGCTCAATCCGCTGATCTGCCACATCGTCGCTACCGATTCTATTGCACAGGACAAAATCACGATCTACCCGATCAACGCAGCAGTACTCCCCGCGCTGCCCGCTGACACTCCGATTTACCGGCTCGGGGTGGCAAAGCACGAGAACGCGGGTATGTCGGAAGACCCCAGCCAAATGCCCTATTCGGACAGTAACTACTGCCAAATTCACATGACGACCGTAAGCGAGGGCCTCTACCAACGCCTTTCGGAAAAGGAGGTGAATTTCGGCATCCTCGATATGCGCGAACAAGCTCTGCTGGATTTCCGCATGACCAACGAGGCCGATGCGCTTTTCGGTGTGAAAGAGCGGTTCGTAGACCCCGTGACCCGGAAAGTAAAGTACATGAGCGACGGCCTCGTGCGTAAGATCGAAAAGCATCTCGACATGGGAGCCGAGAGCAAGATCAGTAACGACCTGCTGTATGGCTGGTGTAGCGACGTATTCTGCGGCAATAACGGCAGCGAGCGGCGCATTATGTTCTACGGAAAAGATTTCGGGAGGCAGATGGCCGGGGCCTCGACTGTTCAGAAACAGTTAGAGGCGGGCAGTACCGAGGTCGTATTCGGTATCACGTTCCACCGTATCAGCACTCCGGACGGCGAGTTGTTGATGAAACCGCACGACCTGCTGAACGAATACGGCTATTCGAAGGCCGCCATCGTGATTGACCCGGCAAACGTCTATCGGGCCATACAGAAACCGCTGGAAGCCACGGAGCTCGACCGCGACAAAACGGGTCTGTCCCGCTCAAGTGATGTTCGTATCGACGAGAGCCACACTCTCGCCGTGACGAATCCCGACGCACACGCACTGCTTACGGTGAAATAA
- a CDS encoding N-acetylmuramoyl-L-alanine amidase → MKILIDNGHGKETPGKRSPVWPDGSQLYEYEFNRDIARRVYAVLTARGVDCELIVSEICDISLAERVRRVNKIARVVGPSNCLLVSIHANAGGGTGWEAWTSIGQTEADNYATIFYEEAARAFPEKRMRKDMTDGDPDKEENFYILKHTSCPTVLTENFFMDTKDDCKLIFSGSGRQRVADMHVAAIVRCIEYHNNK, encoded by the coding sequence ATGAAAATATTGATTGACAACGGCCACGGGAAAGAAACGCCCGGCAAGCGTTCTCCGGTATGGCCCGACGGCTCACAGCTTTACGAATACGAATTTAACCGGGATATTGCCCGGCGGGTATATGCAGTACTGACGGCCCGAGGCGTGGACTGCGAATTAATCGTGTCGGAGATCTGCGACATATCATTGGCCGAGCGGGTGCGGCGAGTGAACAAGATCGCGCGAGTTGTCGGCCCAAGCAACTGTCTGTTGGTATCAATACATGCGAACGCGGGCGGCGGTACCGGCTGGGAAGCGTGGACATCCATCGGACAGACCGAAGCCGACAACTATGCGACGATCTTTTACGAGGAAGCCGCCCGCGCATTTCCCGAGAAGCGGATGCGCAAAGACATGACCGACGGCGACCCGGACAAAGAGGAAAATTTCTACATTCTCAAGCACACGTCCTGTCCGACGGTCTTAACCGAAAATTTCTTCATGGACACGAAGGATGATTGCAAACTGATCTTTTCGGGGTCGGGCCGTCAGCGTGTGGCCGACATGCACGTTGCGGCCATCGTCCGCTGTATCGAATATCACAACAACAAATAA
- a CDS encoding helix-turn-helix domain-containing protein — translation MLDLERNNEILQKIAAKLRLLRRKAGLLQKTVSAETGLNMGHLEGARKNVTLTTLERLCEYYNITLDEFFKDIDI, via the coding sequence ATGCTCGATCTGGAACGAAATAATGAAATTCTACAAAAGATCGCCGCAAAGTTACGGTTATTGCGGCGAAAGGCTGGCCTATTGCAGAAAACAGTATCGGCGGAAACCGGGCTGAATATGGGCCACCTTGAGGGAGCGCGGAAAAATGTTACCCTTACCACCCTTGAGCGGTTGTGCGAATACTATAATATAACGCTCGACGAATTTTTTAAAGATATAGACATTTAA